In one window of Candidatus Avedoeria danica DNA:
- a CDS encoding diacylglycerol kinase family lipid kinase, which translates to MKPNISPHRPAVAMPPRRLSGPVAACVIANPSAGRGGRLAALEVAVERWRRRGWSIAWHWTGGPGDATSLARSAAADGIEVVAVAGGDGTVNEVANGLAGSATALAILPAGTANVLAAQLGLVRWPSPLRTPDLSAAADSLAAGVIRRVDLGLAEPTGRPGRHFLLWAGVGLDAAIVATIEGPGRPLKERFGALGFAWVALRSAMREHGGEAVVRIDGVRTRGWLRGIVLHNIPLYAGLVHLAPEARLDDGRLDAVVLMGDTQRGALGAWLRAGHAASPGAFVRRVVLGRSDSDHPLATPAEVVHVVGRPPQAVHVDAEPWGTTPVRFSVVPGALALVVPAGAPAALFQAGATPGPRVAAGAFVRRRHPAAVDR; encoded by the coding sequence GTGAAGCCGAACATTTCGCCGCACCGCCCGGCGGTCGCCATGCCCCCGCGCCGGCTGAGCGGCCCGGTCGCCGCCTGCGTGATCGCCAACCCGTCGGCCGGCCGCGGCGGCCGCCTGGCCGCTCTCGAAGTCGCCGTCGAACGGTGGCGACGGCGCGGCTGGTCGATTGCGTGGCACTGGACCGGCGGCCCCGGCGACGCCACATCCCTTGCGCGTTCGGCGGCCGCCGACGGCATCGAGGTCGTGGCCGTCGCAGGCGGTGACGGCACCGTGAACGAGGTGGCGAACGGGCTGGCCGGTTCGGCGACGGCGCTGGCGATCCTGCCGGCCGGCACCGCCAATGTCCTGGCCGCGCAGCTCGGCCTCGTGCGTTGGCCCAGCCCGTTGCGCACGCCCGACCTATCGGCCGCCGCCGATTCGCTCGCCGCTGGCGTGATCCGGCGTGTCGACCTCGGGCTGGCCGAGCCGACGGGCAGACCCGGGCGGCACTTCCTGCTGTGGGCCGGCGTGGGCCTCGACGCGGCCATCGTGGCGACGATCGAGGGCCCCGGGCGGCCATTGAAGGAACGCTTCGGTGCGCTTGGCTTCGCCTGGGTCGCGCTGCGGAGCGCCATGCGCGAGCACGGCGGCGAGGCCGTCGTGCGGATCGACGGCGTGCGAACGCGCGGTTGGCTCCGCGGCATCGTCCTCCACAACATCCCGCTCTACGCCGGCCTCGTGCACCTCGCCCCGGAGGCGCGCCTCGACGACGGCCGGTTGGACGCCGTGGTGCTCATGGGCGACACGCAGCGGGGAGCGCTCGGCGCGTGGCTCCGCGCCGGCCACGCCGCGTCGCCCGGCGCGTTCGTCCGTCGTGTCGTCCTCGGACGATCCGACTCGGACCACCCGCTGGCCACGCCGGCCGAAGTCGTCCACGTCGTGGGCCGTCCGCCGCAGGCGGTGCACGTCGACGCCGAACCGTGGGGCACGACGCCGGTGCGCTTCAGCGTCGTGCCGGGCGCGCTGGCGCTCGTCGTGCCGGCCGGCGCACCGGCCGCGCTCTTTCAGGCGGGGGCGACGCCCGGGCCGCGAGTTGCAGCCGGCGCGTTCGTTCGGCGCCGGCACCCGGCGGCGGTGGACCGATGA
- the cax gene encoding calcium/proton exchanger, giving the protein MNLKPLRSLYALLVCVPLTPALAAAGADSMWVFGTAVLGLIPLSRLVSRAIEEAAARASARAGGLLTATLAYAPQLIVCAMALAAGRHGLVKSSITGALLSMLLLVMGLAFFVGGLKHRRQYFNREQAELSATMMVLSVIALSVPALYGTFVPHVRNSGPVESLSEAVAAIMLIVYALALYFALYWDGDGTGITPPRAAAPRWPLGRALGTLAVALLGIGWLGHELVDQIGPLTRDHAVSETFLGLVIIPLATNVSGHLVGVEMAWRNRSDVSLAVTLGAGIHIALFVAPLLVFLSLLLGQPMDLIFSPLELVSLAAASGVATLVAHDGASNWLEGVLLIAVYAMLAMAFWWVPVVG; this is encoded by the coding sequence ATGAACCTCAAGCCGCTCCGGTCGTTGTACGCCCTGCTGGTGTGCGTGCCGCTCACGCCGGCGCTCGCGGCCGCGGGGGCGGACTCCATGTGGGTCTTCGGAACGGCGGTGCTCGGGCTCATCCCGCTTTCAAGGCTCGTCAGCCGGGCGATCGAAGAGGCGGCAGCGCGCGCCAGCGCGCGTGCGGGCGGCCTGCTCACCGCGACGCTGGCCTACGCGCCCCAGCTGATCGTGTGCGCGATGGCGCTCGCGGCGGGGCGGCACGGGCTCGTGAAGTCCAGCATCACCGGCGCCTTGCTCTCGATGTTGCTGCTCGTGATGGGCCTGGCGTTCTTCGTCGGCGGGCTGAAGCACCGGCGCCAGTACTTCAACCGCGAGCAGGCCGAGCTCTCGGCGACGATGATGGTGCTCTCCGTCATCGCGCTGTCCGTGCCGGCGCTCTACGGGACGTTCGTGCCGCACGTGCGGAACAGCGGCCCGGTCGAGAGCCTGAGCGAGGCCGTCGCGGCCATCATGTTGATCGTGTATGCCTTGGCGCTCTACTTCGCGCTCTACTGGGACGGCGACGGCACCGGCATCACCCCACCCCGAGCGGCCGCGCCGCGCTGGCCGCTCGGCCGTGCGCTCGGCACGCTGGCCGTCGCGCTGCTCGGGATCGGCTGGCTCGGCCACGAGCTCGTCGATCAGATCGGACCGCTGACGCGCGACCACGCCGTGTCCGAAACCTTTCTCGGCCTCGTGATCATCCCCCTGGCCACGAACGTCTCGGGCCACCTCGTCGGCGTCGAGATGGCGTGGCGCAACCGCTCGGACGTCAGCCTGGCGGTCACGCTCGGCGCCGGGATCCACATCGCCCTCTTCGTCGCCCCGCTGCTCGTGTTCCTCTCGCTCCTCCTCGGCCAGCCGATGGACCTCATCTTCAGCCCGCTCGAGCTCGTTTCACTGGCTGCCGCCAGCGGCGTCGCCACGCTCGTGGCGCACGACGGGGCGTCGAACTGGCTCGAGGGCGTCCTGCTCATCGCGGTGTATGCGATGCTGGCGATGGCGTTCTGGTGGGTGCCCGTCGTCGGCTAG
- the secG gene encoding preprotein translocase subunit SecG, translated as MGFVDYVKIAMIVIATCLVGLVMLQARNGGLGDMFGGENLYRTRRGVEKTVFDMTVVFAGLFLLLAFLSVYYSS; from the coding sequence ATGGGATTCGTGGATTACGTCAAGATCGCGATGATCGTCATCGCGACGTGCCTCGTCGGCCTCGTCATGCTCCAAGCCCGCAACGGTGGCCTGGGGGACATGTTCGGCGGAGAGAACCTGTATCGGACACGGCGCGGCGTCGAGAAGACGGTGTTCGACATGACCGTCGTCTTCGCGGGCCTGTTCCTGCTGCTGGCGTTTCTGTCCGTCTACTACAGCAGCTGA